The genomic DNA GCCGTTATAACCCGTGATATTGTCCGCCGCATCCGAGCCGACGGTCAGGGTCTGCAGCTTGATCGTGGCCTGGTCCCAAGTGACGCCGTCGGCAAAGCGGATCTGGTTGATCTTGTATTCGCCGTAGCCGTCGCTGTAGTAATAGCCTTTCAGCGCCAGCTGGTCGCCACTGCTGAAGCGGATCAGCAGGTCGGCACCGGCGCGCTCGAAGCCTGCCAGGTCGGTACTCTTCAGGTCGTTGAATTGGACCACGTCCAGTCGTCCAGACGTGCTGTCGTTCTGCACCAGCACATCGCTGCCGAAGCCCTTGGCTAAGACGAACGTGTCGTTGCCGCTGCCGCCATCCAGGGTGTCGTTGCCGGCTCCACCGTCCAGCAGGTCGTCGCCGGCGCTGCCATTCAGGCTGTCTGTCCCGGCACCGCCCAGCAAGGTATCGTTGCCGGCATTGCCGACCAGGCTGTCAGTACCGTCGCCGCCGTCGATGCGGTCCGCGCCATCGCCCCCGTTGACGGTGTCGTTGCCCAGGCCCGACTGGATACGGTTCGGGCCGCCGTTATAGCCGGTAATGCTATCTGCCGCATCCGACCCGACAGTGGTGGTTTGCTGCTTGATCGCGGCCTGGTCCCACTTTACGCCATCGGCGAACTGGATCTGGTTGACCTTGTATTCCCAGTAGCCATCACTGTAGTAGTAGTTCTTCAAGGTTAGCTGGTCGCCGCTGGCAAAGCGCGTAACGAGGTCGTTGCCGACGCGCTCGAAGCCCGTCACGTCTGTGCTGTTCAGGTCGGTGAACTTGACGATGTCGTTACGCACCGACGTGCTGTCGTTCTGCACCAGTACGTCGCTGCCGAAGCCTTTCGCAAAGACGAACGTGTCGTTGCCGCTGGCGCCGTCCAAGGTGTCGTTACCCACTCCACCGTCCAGCAGGTCGTCGCCAGCACCACCGTTCAGCTTGTCGGTACCCAGGCCGCCCAACAGCGTGTCGTTGCCGGCATTGCCGACCAGGCTGTCGGCACCGTCACCGCCGTCGATGCGGTCCGCGCCATCGCCGCCGTTGACGGTGTCGTTGCCCAGACCCGACTGGATACGGTTCGGTCCGCCGTTATAGCCGGTGATATTGTCCGCAGCATCCGTGCCGGCCGTGATCGTCTGCTGCTTGATGGCGGCCTGGTCCCACATGACACCATCGGCGAACTGAATCTGGTTGACCTTGTATTCCCAGTAGCCGTCGCTGTAGTAGTAATTCTTCAAGGTCAGCTGGTCGCCACTGGCGAAGCGCGTGACGAGGTCGCTGCCGACGCGCTCGAAGCCCGTCACGTCCGTGCTGTTCAGGTCGGTGAACTTGACGACGTCGGAGCGGACCGACGTGCTGTCGTTCTGTACCAGCACGTCGCTGCCGAAGCCGCGCGCGAAGGCAAAGGTGTCGTTGCCACTGCCGCCCTCCAAGGTGTCGTTGCCAAGCCCGCCTTCGAGCACGTCGTCGCCTGCGCTGCCGTTCAGGTTGTCGGTGCCGGCTCCACCCAGCAGGATGTCGTTGCCGGCGTTGCCGACCAGGCTGTCGTTGCCGTCGCCGCCCTCGAGCGTGTCCTTGCCGTCGCCGCCGGCGATCGTATCGTTGCCAAGACCGCCGTTGATGCGGTTCGGGCCGCCGTTGACGCCGACGATATTGTCGTTGCCGTCCGTGCCGGAGGTCTGCGTCTGGGTCTTGATCGCGGCCTGGTCCCACGTGACGCCATCGGCGAACTGAATCTGGTTGATCTTGTATTCCCAGTAGCCATCGCTGTAGTAGTAGTTCTTCAGCGTGAGCTGATCGCCGCTGGCGAAGCGGGCGACGAGGTCGCTGCCGAGACGCTCGAAGCCCAGCACATCGGTGCTCTTCAGGTCGATGAACTTGACGACGTCGTTACGCACCGACGTGCTGTCGTTCTGCACCAGCACATCGCTGCCGAAGCCCTTGGCAAAGGCAAAGGTGTCGTTGCCGCTGCCGCCGTCCAGGATGTCGTTGCCTACTCCACCGTCCAGCAGGTCGTCGCCGGCACCGCCGTTCAGGTTGTCGGCACCAGCACCGCCCAACAGCGTGTCGTTGCCGCCATTGCCGACCAGGCTGTCGGCACCGTCGCCGCCGTCGATGCGGTCAGCAACGTCGCCACCATTGACCGTGTCGTTGCCCAGGCCGGACTGGATGCGGTTCGGGCCGCCGTTATAGCCGGTGATATTGTCCGCGCCGTCCGTGCCGGTCGTGACGGTCTGCTGCTTGATAGTGGCCTGATCCCAGGCAACGCCGTCGGCGAACTGGATCTGGTTGACCTTGTATTCCCAGTAGCCATCGCTGTAGTAGTAGTTCTTCAAGGCCAGTTGGTCGCCGCTGGCGAAGCGAACGACCAGGTCGCTGCCGACGCGCTCGAAGCCCGTCACGTCGGTGCTGTTCAGGTCGGTGAACTTGACGACGTCGTTACGCACCGACGTGCTGTCGTTCTGCACCAGCACATCGCTGCCGAAGCCCTTGGCGAAGACAAAGGTATCGTTGCCGCTGCCGCCGTCCAGGGTGTCGTTACCTGCTCGACCGTCCAGCAGGTCGTCGCCGGCACCGCCGTTCAGGTTGTCGGCACCAGCACCGCCCAACAGCGTGTCGTTGCCGCCATTGCCGACCAGGCTGTCGGCACCGTCGCCGCCGTCGATGCGGTCCGCAACGTCGCCACCATTGACCGTGTCGTTGCCCAGGCCGGACTGGATGCGGTTCGGTCCGCCGTTATAGCCGGTGATATTGTCTGCCCCGTCCGTGCCGGTCGTGACGGTCTGCTGCTTGATCGTGGCCTGATCCCAGGCAACGCCGTCGGCGAACTGGATCTGGTTGACCTTGTATTCCCAGTAGCCATCGCTGTAGTAGTAGTTCTTCAAGGCCAGTTGGTCGCCGCTGGCGAAGCGAACGACCAGGTCGCTGCCGACGCGCTCGAAGCCCGTCACGTCGGTGCTGTTCAGGTCGGTGAACTTGACGACGTCGTTACGCACCGACGTGCTGTCGTTCTGCACCAGCACATCGCTGCCGAAGCCCTTGGCGAAGACGAAGGTATCGTTGCCGCTGCCGCCGTCCAGGGTGTCGTTGCCGAGGCCGCCATCGAGCACGTCGTTACCGCTGCCTGCCGCCAGGTAGTCGTTGCCGTCGCCGCCCATCAGCGTATCCGCCACGCCGCCACCGGTCAGGCTATCGTTGCCGCCGCCGCCGAACAAGGCGTTGCTGTCGCTGCCGCCGGCAATGGTGTCGTTGCCGGCGTTGCCGTAGATCCGGTTGGCGCCGCCGTTATAGCCCGTGATGTTGTCGTTGCCTGCCGTGCCCTGGGTTACCGTATGGTCCTTGATGGCCTTCTGGTCCCACGTGATGCCGTCGGCAAAGCGGATCTGGTTGATCTTGTATTCCCAGTAGCCGTCGCTGTAGTAATAGTTGTTCAAGGTCAGCTGGTCGCCGCCGACGAAGCGTACGACCAGGGCACTGCCGACCCGCTCCAGCGCTTGCACGTCCGTGCTGGCGAGGTCCGTGAACACGACGGTGTCGCTGCGGCTGGAGGCGCTGTCGTTCTGGTTCAGTACGTCGCTGCCGAAGCCGCGCGCAAAGACGAACGTGTCGTTGCCGCTGCCGCCGTCCAGGGTGTCGTTGCCGGCGTCGCCGCTCAACGTATCGTCACCCGCCCCGCCATTGAGGACGTCGTTGCCATTGCCGCCGAACAGGCGATCGTTGCCGGCCACGCCGTCTACGCTGTCGTCGCCCTCACCGCCGTTGAGGACGTCGGCGCCATTGCCGCCGTTGACGGTGTCGTTACCGCCGGCGCTGAAGACGATATCGTCGCCATCGCCGGCATCGATGGCCTCGGCGGCCGCGGAGCTGACTAGCAGGTCGTCGCGCGACACGCCGGTGATCCGCGCGCCCTGCGCGCCCAACCGCACGGTCCAGCTGCTCAGCTCTTCCGAGAACGGCGCCAGGTCCGGATGCGCCGACAGCTGCTGTGCCAGGAAGCCGATGGAGCCCCAGCCCAGCTTGGCCATGCGCGCTTCGCCGACCGCGCTGATGAACTCGATCAGGTCGATCATGCCGGCCTGCGGATCGGCGGCGATCGCCGCGCTGAAGGCGTTTTCCAGCGGTGCGAACCGCGCGTTGCCACCTTCCGCCGCCAGCAGCAATTGCGAGTACGAGGCCAGGCGGGTCTGCGCGACCAGGGACTCGTAGATGTCGGTCTTGAAGCGTTCGTAGGCCAGCGTGATCGTGGCGACCTGCTCCTGCGCCAGCGCCACGGTCAGCTGGCCGGAACTGGCGTCGAGCGCCGTGAAGCGGGCCTGACCGCTGGTGCCGCCGTAGGTAAAGCCCATGAACTGTTCGACGATGCCCAGCTTGCGCAGGAAGTCGTCGAAGGCCGGCGTTCCGGCGGTCAGGCCGCCCAGCTGGTACGTCACCTTGACGCCGCTGGCGCTGAGCGCTTCCGCTTGCGCCTTCAGCGATTTCATGTCGGACGTGGCGGCCCACTGCCCGATCAGGCTGTCGAGCAAGGCGACCTGTCCCGCGCGGCTGGTCTGGCCGACATAGCTTTCGACCAGCTTGCCAAGCGTCGGCGCCAGGCTGATTGCTTCGTCGAGGTCGCGCACCCGGCCGGAGCCGTCCAGAGACGGCAACGCGAGCGCCTGGGCGGTCAGGGTAATCCGGTCGGTAAACGAGCGGTGGAAGGTGTCGACCAGCAGGTCCAGGTTGGCTGCGGCGCCATTGGTTTCGCCCGTTGCGCCCGTGGTGCCGTTGGCGCGCGTAAAGCTGCCGGCGGCGGTCTGCACGTTGCCGTTGCCGAGGTCGGTGCGCACGCTGGTGGCGCCCACGCCGATGGAGACGATGCCTTGCTCGGCTAGCGTGGCCAGCTCGCCTGCCTGCGTGATGCCGTCCTGGTTCAGGTCGCGCCAGATGCGCAGGTTGGCGAAGACTGCATCGGCTGCGTCGATCTTGCCGTCGCCATTGCCGTCCATATCCTTGAGCGCGTCGAAGCCATCCGTGGCCAGCTTGCCATTGCTCTTCATCGTATCGACGCCGAACAGCTCGCGGCCGGAATCGATGGTGCCGTTGCCGTTGCGGTCCAGGACCAACCAGCCGTCGTCCGGCCGCACCCAGCCCGTGCCGGTGCGTACGCCGTCGCCGTCGTGGTCGAACAGCACCGGCGTGCCGTTGCCGGTGCCCGTGGTTTCGATGCCGTCGCCATCCAGGTCCAGCACGAGCGGATCGCGCCGCGGAATGACGGTGCCGCCGGCCCCCGCGCTGCCGCCGCCGGTCCCGGTGCCGCCGGCCGCGCCCGCACCGGTTCCGGCGCCGCCCGCGCCGCCGCTGCTGCCACCGCTGCCGCCATTGCTGCCACCGCCGCTGCCGCCCGCCCCATCCTGGCCCGGCCATGGCATGCCGGTGAACGGATCGCCGCCCGGTGCCGGTTCCGGCTTTTCCTTGCCGATGTTGTTGACGTCGTCGATATTGTGCGTCGGCCAGATATCGCCATCGAAGCCTGAGGGGTTCAGCCCGGCCTTCTCGAGGGCAGCCCAGGTGAAATCGATACAGCTGTTGCCTAGGCCGTTGTAAAATTTGCTGAAGCCGCCGCCTTCCGGGTTGTAGCCGAAGTCGCGCATCGCGTTGTACTGCGCGTCGCTGATCTCAATGGTGCGGGTAGCATCCCGTCCCTGGTAATTGCTGCTGTCGTTGTAATACACTTCGCCGGGTGCGAACGGGATGCCGTGGTGTGCTTCGTTTGGCGCGAAGCCGAAGCTTTCGGTCTTGCCGCCGTTCGACAATTCGTACCACATATGTCCAACCGACGACGTGGTGCCGTTGGCCAATCCCGTGCCCCGTCCTGCGATATTGATGGTAACAGTAGGCATTAGTCTCTCATTTCCCCAGATAGGCTTTGTTTATATGGATGTGTACTGACAGATTGCTCAGTTGCGCGGCTGGCCGCAGGTTTTTGACGGTGACGCGATAGACGCCGCGGTCGAGCGTCACGTCACCGATCTTTTTCAGGAATCGACCGCCGAATCCGGCATAGCGCTGGACCTGGTCCGTGGTGCGGTCGAACACGACCGCCACTGGACCCGGTTCCAGCCGTTCAATACGCAGCGACAAGCTGAGCGGCACCCCGTAGTTGGGCGGCGGACTGGCACTGCTGGGATAGGGATTTTCGGCGTCCCCCATCAAGTCGAGCAGCGCATAGACTTCAGAACTGTCGCGCACATTGACGGCTTGGAACGTCAAGCCGAAGCGATAAATGCCTTGCTGGGCGATGCGCAGATCCGTGTGTGCGGTTTCTCCGCCGGTTCTCACGGCGAATGGAATGGCTAGCGGTGGCGTGGCGGTCAACGCCGCTGCCGGAATGGCGCAGGACGCAGCCGCAAGGCACAGCAGCACGGCCGCCCAGCGGCGGCGCAGGCAGGTCGACAACGTCATGTTATTGGTTCAGAACGGCGATGCGCCAGGCAGCGCCGCGCTCGAAGTCCACCCGGAAGGTGACCGGCACCGCGCCGCCAAACTGCGTCGCATTGCGAAAGACCATCGTGATTTCGCTGGCGTCGGGCTGGACGGACTGACGCCACATGACCTTTAGTGGGTCACTATGCTCGGGCCAGACTGCCGGGTCCGCGACTACGCGGTACTGAAAAGCACCGCCAGCAAGCCGTGCCGCAAACGGCGCCATGCCCAGTTCCACCTTGCCATCGAGGATCGCCCGGCGATGCGCCTCAGAGTACAGCTCAGGGTTTTGCTGGAACATGTCCAGCGCATAGGAACGGGATTCTGCTGGGGTCATTGGACAATCCTGAATAATTTCCGGGATTCATTATACGAAGGGCGTGTTGCCAAATTCTCACCAAAAATCACAGTTCGCTTTAATACAACATGGTGATTGGAGGGGTTGCAAAACCCGAGCGGACAGGCACGGATTTTCAGGTCTCCCGACCTGAAGATCCGTGCCTGTCCCCGGTGTCACTCGCGCAGACGAAAAAAAACGGCACCCGTAGGTGCCGTTCTCATTCGAAGCAGAGGGAAAAGCTTACGCCTCTCGGCTTGCAGCAGGGCGTTGCGTTCCTCGGCTTCCCAGACTTCCTTCTCGCGACGGGCGCGGTGGAAGGCCAGGCCCGTGCCGCCTGGGATCAGGCGGCCGACGATGACGTTTTCCTTCAGGTCGGGCAGACCGTCGCGCTTAGCCCTATCGCCGCTTCCGCGAGGTGGTTGTCCCTAGCCTAACAACAGGCCGCAGCTTGGCCCCACCTTTTTTTGCACCCAAAGCAGAGGGCTGGAGTCAGACCCGCCGGGTCTGACCCCAGCCATCGGTCTTGGGTGTAGACAAGCACAGATGGCCGGTCATGCAGCAGGGTGATACCTTTGCGGCTCAGTGACTGTCTCCGGTCCTTCACGCGAAAAAAAACGGCACCCGAAGGTGCCGTTTTTCAACTGAAGCAGAGGGAGAAGCTTACGCCTCGCCACCCTCGTCCTGCGTCATGGTCGACGTCTCGATCGCCTCGACGTCCGCACCGCTCATCGCTGCGCGCTCGGCTTGCAGCAGGGCGTTGCGTTCTTCGGCTTCCCAGACTTCCTTCTCGCGACGGGCGCGGTGGAAGGCCAGGCCCGTGCCGCCTGGGATCAGGCGGCCGACGATGACGTTTTCCTTCAGGCCGCGCAGACCGTCGCGCTTGCCCATGATGGCGGCTTCGGTCAGCACGCGCGTCGTTTCCTGGAACGATGCAGCCGAGATGAACGAGTCGGTCGACAGCGATGCCTTGGTAATACCCAGCAGCACGTTCTCGTACGTCGCTGGCAGCTTGCCGGCGGCGATGACCTTGTCGTTTTCTTCCAGCAGCTCCGAACGTTCCACCTGCTCGCCGACGATGTAGTCGGTGTCGCCGGCGTTGGTGATCTGCACGCGGCGCAGCATCTGGCGCACGATCACTTCGATGTGCTTGTCGTTGATCTTCACGCCCTGCAGACGGTAGACGTCCTGCACTTCGTCGACGATGTAACGAGCCAGCGCTTCGATACCCAGGAGGCGCAGGATGTCTTGCGGGTCGGCCGGGCCGTCCACGATCATCTCGCCCTTGTTCACGACTTGACCGTCGTGGACCAGGACCTGCTTGTCCTTGGTGATCAGGAACTCGTGCTTGTTGCCGTCCATGTCCGTGATTTCCAGACGCTGCTTGCCCTTCGTTTCCTTACCGAAGGCCACCGTACCGGTGACTTCGGCCAGCATGCCCGCGTCTTTCGGCGAACGTGCTTCGAACAGCTCGGCAACACGCGGCAGACCACCGGTAATGTCTCGGGTCTTCTGCGATTCCGTCGGGATACGCGCCAGGACTTCACCGACCGATACTTGCTGGCCGTCTTTCACCATGATCAGCGCGCCGACCTGGAAGCCGATTGCCACGGCGTGTTCCGTGCCGGCGATCTTCACTTCGTGGCCGTCGTCGTTCAGCAGTTTCACCTGCGGACGCATCGTCTTGGTCAGCGAACCGCGACGCTTCGCATCGATCACGACCAGGGTTGCCAGGCCGGTGACTTCGTCGACCTGACGGGCCACCGTGACGCCTTCTTCCACATTCTCGAAGCGCACCGTACCGGCGTACTCGGTAATGATCGGACGGGTCAGCGGGTCCCACGTCGCCAGCGGCGTGCCGGCCTTGATCGCCATGCCATCCTTGACGATCAGCGTGGCGCCGTACGGCACCTTGTGACGCTCGCGCTCGCGGCCGTGGTCGTCGGTGATCAGCACTTCGCCGGAACGGGAAATGACGATCTGCGCGCCCTTGCCGTTCGTGACGTAACGCATCGTGGCCGTGAAGCGCACGGTACCGTTCGACTTGGCTTCGACGGACGAGGCCACCGCAGCGCGCGATGCCGCACCACCGATGTGGAACGTACGCATCGTCAGCTGGGTACCAGGTTCACCGATCGACTGTGCCGCGACAACACCGACAGCTTCGCCGGAGTTGACCAGCATGCCGCGGCCCAGGTCGCGGCCGTAGCACTTGGCGCACAGGCCGTAACGCGTGTCGCAGGTCAGCGGCGTGCGGACCTTGACTTCGTCGATGCCCATGCGTTCGATGTCCTCGACCATGTCTTCGTCCAGCAGCGTGCCGGCTTCGTACGCCGTTTCCTGGGTTTCAGGATTGACGATGTCCGTGCCCGCCACGCGGCCCAGGATACGGTCGCGCAGTGCCTCGATGACTTCACCGCCCTCGACCATCGCCTTCATCAGCGTGCCGTTGGAGGTGCCGCAATCGTCTTCGGTCACGACCAGATCTTGCGTCACGTCGACCAGACGACGGGTCAGGTAACCCGAGTTTGCCGTCTTCAGTGCCGTGTCGGCCAGACCTTTACGAGCGCCGTGGGTCGAGATGAAGTACTGCAGAACGTTCAGGCCTTCGCGGAAGTTTGCCGTAATCGGCGTCTCGATAATCGAGCCGTCCGGTTTCGCCATCAGACCACGCATACCGGCCAGCTGGCGGATCTGCGCTGCCGAACCACGGGCGCCCGAGTCGGCCATCATGTAAATCGCGTTGAACGATTCCTGGGTCGTCTGGGTGCCGTCGCGCTTGACGACGTCTTCCACTTTCAGCTGGTCCATCATGGCCTTGCCGACTTCGTCCGAGGTTTTGCCCCAGATGTCGACGACCTTGTTGTAACGCTCGCCGGCGGTGACCAGACCCGAAGCGTACTGCTGCTCGATCTGCTTCACTTCCGATTCGGCGGTCGCGATCAGCGATTTCTTCACGTCCGGCACCAGCATGTCGTCCACGCAGATGGAAATACCGGCGCGGGTTGCCAGGCGGAAGCCCGACTGCATCAGCTGGTCGGCGAACACGACGGTGGCACGCAGGCCGCACTTGCGGAACGACGTGTTGATCAGCTTCGAGATTTCCTTCTTCTTCAGGGAGCGGTTCAGCACGCTGAACGGCAGGCCCTTCGGCAGGATCTCGGACAGGATCGCACGGCCGACGGTCGTCTCGTAACGGGTGACCGTACGGACGAACTCGCCCGTCGCCGGATCACGTGGATGCTCGACGATACGCACGGTGATGCGCGTGGCCAGTTCGACTTCCTTGTTGTCGTACGCGCGGATCACTTCCGACACGTCCGGGAACAGCATGCCCTCGCCCTTGGCGTTGATCGCTTCGCGGGTCGCATAGTACAGACCCAGCACGATATCCTGGGACGGCACGATCGACGGTTCGCCGTTCGACGGGAACAGGATGTTGTTCGACGCCAGCATCAGCGTACGCGCTTCCATCTGTGCCTCGATCGACAGCGGCACGTGAACTGCCATCTGGTCACCGTCGAAGTCGGCGTTGAACGCCGCGCAGACCAGCGGGTGCAGCTGGATGGCCTTGCCTTCGATCAGCACCGGCTCGAACGCCTGGATACCCAGGCGGTGCAGCGTCGGCGCACGGTTCAGCATGATCGGGTGTTCGCGGATCACGTCTTCCAGGATGTCCCAGACGACCGGTTCCTGGATCTCGACCAGCTTCTTGGCGGCCTTGATCGTCGTCGCCAGGCCCATCAGTTCCAGCTTGTTGAAGATGAACGGCTTGAACAGTTCCAGGGCCATCAGCTTCGGCAGGCCGCACTGGTGCAGTTTCAGCTGCGGACCCACCACGATGACCGAACGGCCCGAGTAGTCGACGCGCTTACCCAGCAAGTTCTGACGGAAACGACCACCCTTGCCCTTGATCATCTCGGCCAGCGACTTCAGCGGACGCTTGTTGGCGCCGGTCATCGCCTTGCCGCGACGGCCGTTGTCCAGCAGCGAGTCGACCGCTTCCTGCAGCATGCGCTTTTCGTTGCGCGTGATGATCTCTGGAGCACGCAGCTCCATCAATCGCTTGAGTCGATTATTACGGTTGATGACGCGGCGGTATAGGTCGTTCAGGTCGGACGTGGCGAAACGGCCGCCATCCAGCGGGACCAGCGGACGCAGTTCCGGCGGCAGCACCGGCAGCACTTCCATGATCATCCACTCGGGCTTGATGCCCGAGCGCTGGAACGCTTCCAGCACTTTCAGGCGCTTGGCGTATTTCTTGATCTTCGCTTCGGACTTCGATTCCTTCAGCTCGACGCGCAGCGTCTCGGCATCGCGGTGGATGTCGATCGAACGCAGCAGTTCACGGATGCCCTCGGCGCCCATGTACGCGGTGAAGTCGTCGCCGTACTCTTCGTACTTGGCGGCGTAATCGTCTTCCGACATGATCTGGCACTTCTTCAGCGGGGTCATGCCTGGATCGGTCACGACGTATGCTTCGAAGTACAGCACGCGCTCGATATCGCGCAGCGTCATGTCCAGGACCATGCCCAGGCGCGACGGCAGCGACTTCAGGAACCAGATGTGGGCGGTTGGCGAAGCCAGCTCGATGTGGCCCATGCGCTCACGGCGCACCTTGGCCAGCGTGACTTCGACGCCGCACTTCTCGCAGATGACGCCGCGGTGCTTCAGGCGCTTGTACTTGCCGCACAGGCACTCGTAGTCCTTGATCGGGCCAAAGATTTTTGCGCAGAACAGGCCGTCGCGTTCCGGCTTGAAGGTACGGTAGTTGATGGTTTCCGGCTTCTTGACTTCGCCGTAGGACCACGAACGGATTTTTTCAGGCGAGGCGAGACCGATCTTGATCGCGTCAAAGGTCTCGTTCGTCTGTACTTGCTTGAATAGATCGAGCAGGGCTTTCATGTATCACTCCAGGTAGTGATGAATTCTTGAATTTTGCCCGGCGCGCTGGGCGCGCCGGGCCATGCTAGTGGATCAGGTGCGTTCCAGGTCGATATCGATACCCAGGGAACGGATCTCTTTCACCAGCACGTTGAACGATTCCGGCATGCCGGCATCGATCACGTGATCGCCCTTGACGAGGTTCTCGTACACCTTCGTACGGCCGTTCACGTCGTCGGACTTCACGGTCAGCATCTCTTGCAGCACGTACGATGCGCCGTACGCTTCCAGTGCCCACACCTCCATCTCACCGAAGCGCTGGCCACCGAACTGGGCTTTACCGCCCAGCGGCTGCTGCGTCACCAGCGAGTATGGGCCGGTCGAGCGGGCGTGCATCTTGTCGTCGACCAGGTGGTGCAGCTTCAGCATGTGCATGACGCCGACCGTGACCTTGCGCTCGAACGCTTCGCCCGTGCGGCCGTCGTACATCGTGACCTGGTTCTTCGAAGGCGTCATGCCCAGCTTGGTCGCGATCTCGTCCGGATACGCCAGGTCCAGCATGCGGCGGATTTCGGACTCGTGCGCGCCGTCGAACACCGGCGTCGCGAACGGCACACCCTTCTTCAGGTTGTGCGCCAGGTTCATGATCTCTTCGTCGCTGAACGACGCGATGTCTTCCTTGGCACCGGACTCGTTGTACACGGTCGTCAGGTACTTGCGCATCTCTTCGACCTTGATCTGCTGCTGTAGCATCTCGCCGATACGGATACCCAGGCCCTTGGCGGCCCAGCCCAAGTGCGTTTCCAGGATCTGACCCACGTTCATCCGGGATGGAACGCCCAGCGGGTTCAGCACGACGTCGGCCGGCGTACCGTCGGCCATGTACGGCATGTCTTCCACCGGCACGATACGCGAGACCACACCCTTGTTACCGTGGCGGCCTGCCATCTTGTCGCCCGACTGCAGGCGGCGCTTGACGGCCAGGTAGACCTTGACCATCTTCTGCACGCCAGGCTGCAGCTCGTCGCCCTGCGTCAGCTTCTTGCGCTTCTCTTCGAAGGCCAGGTCGAACTGGTGGCGCTTCTCGGCGATCGATTCCTTGATCGCTTCCAGGGCCGTGGCCGCATCGTCGTCCGCCGGACGGATGTCGAACCAGTGGTACTTGTCCAGGTCGGCCAGGTATTCCTTGGTGATCTGGGCGCCCTTCGCCAGCTTCTTCGGACCGCCGTTGACGACTTTACCGATCAGCATTTTTTCCAGACGCTGGAAGGCGTCGCCCTCGACGATACGCATCTGGTCGTTCAGGTCCAGGCGGTAGCGCTTCAGCTCGTCGTCGATGATCTGCTGGGCGCGCTTGTCGCGCGGGATGCCTTCGCGGGTGAACACCTGCACGTCGATGACGGTACCGACCATGCCCGAAGGCACGCGCAGCGACGTGTCTTTCACGTCGGATGCTTTTTCGCCGAAGATCGCGCGCAGCAGCTTCTCTTCCGGCGTCAGCTGGGTTTCGCCCTTCGGCGTCACCTTACCGACCAGCGTGTCGCCAGCCTGCACTTCGGCGCCGATGTAG from Pseudoduganella armeniaca includes the following:
- the rpoC gene encoding DNA-directed RNA polymerase subunit beta', with the protein product MKALLDLFKQVQTNETFDAIKIGLASPEKIRSWSYGEVKKPETINYRTFKPERDGLFCAKIFGPIKDYECLCGKYKRLKHRGVICEKCGVEVTLAKVRRERMGHIELASPTAHIWFLKSLPSRLGMVLDMTLRDIERVLYFEAYVVTDPGMTPLKKCQIMSEDDYAAKYEEYGDDFTAYMGAEGIRELLRSIDIHRDAETLRVELKESKSEAKIKKYAKRLKVLEAFQRSGIKPEWMIMEVLPVLPPELRPLVPLDGGRFATSDLNDLYRRVINRNNRLKRLMELRAPEIITRNEKRMLQEAVDSLLDNGRRGKAMTGANKRPLKSLAEMIKGKGGRFRQNLLGKRVDYSGRSVIVVGPQLKLHQCGLPKLMALELFKPFIFNKLELMGLATTIKAAKKLVEIQEPVVWDILEDVIREHPIMLNRAPTLHRLGIQAFEPVLIEGKAIQLHPLVCAAFNADFDGDQMAVHVPLSIEAQMEARTLMLASNNILFPSNGEPSIVPSQDIVLGLYYATREAINAKGEGMLFPDVSEVIRAYDNKEVELATRITVRIVEHPRDPATGEFVRTVTRYETTVGRAILSEILPKGLPFSVLNRSLKKKEISKLINTSFRKCGLRATVVFADQLMQSGFRLATRAGISICVDDMLVPDVKKSLIATAESEVKQIEQQYASGLVTAGERYNKVVDIWGKTSDEVGKAMMDQLKVEDVVKRDGTQTTQESFNAIYMMADSGARGSAAQIRQLAGMRGLMAKPDGSIIETPITANFREGLNVLQYFISTHGARKGLADTALKTANSGYLTRRLVDVTQDLVVTEDDCGTSNGTLMKAMVEGGEVIEALRDRILGRVAGTDIVNPETQETAYEAGTLLDEDMVEDIERMGIDEVKVRTPLTCDTRYGLCAKCYGRDLGRGMLVNSGEAVGVVAAQSIGEPGTQLTMRTFHIGGAASRAAVASSVEAKSNGTVRFTATMRYVTNGKGAQIVISRSGEVLITDDHGRERERHKVPYGATLIVKDGMAIKAGTPLATWDPLTRPIITEYAGTVRFENVEEGVTVARQVDEVTGLATLVVIDAKRRGSLTKTMRPQVKLLNDDGHEVKIAGTEHAVAIGFQVGALIMVKDGQQVSVGEVLARIPTESQKTRDITGGLPRVAELFEARSPKDAGMLAEVTGTVAFGKETKGKQRLEITDMDGNKHEFLITKDKQVLVHDGQVVNKGEMIVDGPADPQDILRLLGIEALARYIVDEVQDVYRLQGVKINDKHIEVIVRQMLRRVQITNAGDTDYIVGEQVERSELLEENDKVIAAGKLPATYENVLLGITKASLSTDSFISAASFQETTRVLTEAAIMGKRDGLRGLKENVIVGRLIPGGTGLAFHRARREKEVWEAEERNALLQAERAAMSGADVEAIETSTMTQDEGGEA